One Mustelus asterias unplaced genomic scaffold, sMusAst1.hap1.1 HAP1_SCAFFOLD_184, whole genome shotgun sequence DNA segment encodes these proteins:
- the LOC144485307 gene encoding uncharacterized protein LOC144485307 codes for MDKPWKCEDCGKGFNYPSWLETHRHGHIGAGKMEKPWKCDDCGKGFNYPYLLENHRHSHTGERPFICSVCGKGFTTSSHLLLHQRTHTEERPFSCSTCGKGFSCSSNLSAHQRVHTGERSFTCSLCGKDFAGPSGLWSHQRIHTGEKPFTCSVCGKRFTLSSNLLSHQRVHTEERPFSCTSCGKRFRSSSNLGAHKRVHTGERPFTCSTCGREFTNSSGLLSHQQIHTEEKPFICTYCGKSFRQLSILTAHQRTHTGERPFTCSMCGKGFTQSGSLHLHELTHTGERPFTCSVCGKGYTQSSHLLTHLQVHNCLQELDLAVTAAVNHMQD; via the coding sequence atggacaaaccgtggaaatgtgaggattgtggtaaaggattcaattatccatcctggttggaaacccatcgacacggtcacattggggctgggaaaatggagaaaccatggaaatgtgatgattgtggtaaaggattcaattatccatacttgctggaaaaccatagacacagtcacactggagagaggccattcatctgttctgtgtgtgggaaaggattcactacctcatcccacctgctgttacaccagcgaactcacactgaggagaggccgttcagctgctccacctgtggaaaggggttctcatgttcatccaacctcagtgcacatcagcgagttcacactggggagagatcgttcacctgctccttgtgtgggaaggattttgctgggccatccggtctttggtcacaccagcgaattcacactggagagaagccattcacctgttctgtgtgtggtaagagattcactctgtcatctaacctgctgtcacaccagcgggttcacacagaggagagaccgttcagctgcacttcctgtggaaagaggttcaggtcttcatccaacctcggtgcacacaagcgagttcacactggggaaaggccgttcacctgttccacgtgtgggagggaattcaccaattcatccggcctcctgtcacatcagcaaattcacactgaggagaagccatttatttgcacatactgtggaaagagtttcaggcaattatcaatcctcactgctcatcaacgcactcacactggggagagaccattcacttgctccatgtgtgggaagggattcactcagtctggcagcctgcatttacacgagctcacccacactggggagaggccattcacctgctctgtgtgtgggaagggatacactcagtcatcccacttgctgacacatctgCAAGTTCACAATTGCCTGCAGGAGTTGGATTTGGCAGTTACTGCAGCTGTTAATCACATGCAagattga
- the LOC144485288 gene encoding uncharacterized protein LOC144485288 yields the protein MEKPWKCADCGKRYRAPSELEAHRRSHTGERPFTCSQCEKEFSLLTTLRTHQRVHTGERPFTCSQCEKEFSLLTTLRTHQRVHTGERPFTCSQCGKGFAQSSTLQRHQRVHTGERPFTCSQCGKGFTRLSYMCRHQRVHTGERPFTCSQCGEGFSDSSSLRTHQRVHTGERPFTCSQCGKRFSDSSQLRKHQRVHTGERPFTCSVCREGFTCSSHLRRHQRVHTVERPFTCSQCGEGFTRLYTLWTHQRVHTGERPFTCSVCGEGFTCSSHLRRHQRVHTGERPFTCSHCGKGFTQSSHLRRHQRVHTGEKPFTCSVCEKRFRDSSELLRHQRNVIGSGNNVECCDWALQSE from the exons atggagaaaccatggaaatgtgcggattgtgggaagagatacagagccccatcagagctggaagctcatcggcgcagtcacactggggagaggccgttcacctgctctcagtgtgagaaggaattcaGTCTGTTAACCactctgcggacacaccagcgagttcacactggggagaggccgttcacctgctctcagtgtgagaaggaattcaGTCTGTTAACCactctgcggacacaccagcgagttcacactggggagaggccgttcacctgctctcagtgtgggaagggattcgctcagtcatccaccttgcagagacaccagcgagttcacactggggagagaccattcacctgctctcagtgtgggaagggattcactcggttatcgtaCATGtgcagacaccagcgagttcacactggggagaggcccttcacctgctctcagtgtggggagggattcagtgattcatccagcctgcggacacaccagcgagttcacactggggagaggccattcacctgctctcagtgtgggaagcggttcagtgattcatccCAACTGcgcaaacaccagcgagttcacactggggagaggccgttcacctgctccgtgtgtagggagggattcacttgttcatcccacctgcggaggcaccagcgagttcacactgtggagaggccattcacctgctctcagtgtggggagggattcactcgattatacaccctgtggacacaccagcgagttcacactggggagagaccattcacctgctccgtgtgtggggagggattcacttgttcatcccacctgcggaggcaccagcgagttcacactggggagagaccattcacctgctctcattgtgggaagggattcactcagtcatcccacctgcggaggcaccagcgagttcacactggagagaaaccgttcacctgctctgtgtgtgagaagagatttagaGATTCATCCGAgctgttgagacaccagcga AATGTtattggctcaggtaataatgttgaatgttgtgattgggccctccagTCTGAATGA